A DNA window from Oleomonas cavernae contains the following coding sequences:
- a CDS encoding acyl-CoA dehydrogenase family protein, with product MIDLDSTFLTEEHRMLRGQLRRFVETEVMPAAKAWEKAGQIPAEAFRRMGELGFLGLSMPVEYGGSGFDTLGSVVFGEELGRSGFGGFGASVTDHADIAAPMIRRNGSAEQCARYLPGIIAGERICALGVTEPGGGSDLIRMKTSARKDGDSYILNGQKTFITNAYCGDLFVVVARTDPEAKGATGFSIFLVEKGTPGFSIGARFEKTGWQCADMSDLFFTDCRVPAANLLGEEHRGFYLMMQGIEHERLSIGSQCLGLAERAIEITLRWLKERPAYRGMLWDLQSIRHDMAQMSSELAAAKLLVYHAAAKKSRGESARMEATMVKALVPELLKRAVDKCVQLHGGMGYMREAEIERIWRDTRPHSLGGGASAVMLDEVAKLL from the coding sequence ATGATCGATCTCGACAGCACCTTCCTGACCGAAGAGCACCGCATGCTGCGGGGCCAGTTGCGCCGCTTTGTCGAGACCGAGGTGATGCCCGCCGCCAAGGCCTGGGAAAAGGCCGGACAGATCCCGGCGGAGGCCTTCCGGCGCATGGGCGAGCTGGGCTTCCTGGGCCTTTCCATGCCGGTCGAATACGGCGGTTCGGGCTTCGATACCCTGGGCTCGGTGGTCTTCGGCGAGGAACTGGGCCGTTCGGGTTTCGGCGGCTTCGGCGCCTCGGTCACCGATCACGCCGATATCGCGGCCCCCATGATCCGGCGCAACGGCAGTGCCGAGCAATGTGCCCGCTACCTGCCCGGCATCATCGCCGGCGAGCGCATCTGCGCCCTGGGCGTGACCGAGCCCGGCGGCGGCTCGGACCTGATCCGCATGAAGACCAGTGCGCGCAAGGATGGCGACAGCTACATCCTGAACGGCCAGAAGACCTTCATCACCAATGCCTACTGCGGCGACCTGTTCGTGGTGGTCGCCCGCACCGACCCGGAGGCCAAGGGCGCCACCGGCTTCTCGATCTTCCTGGTCGAGAAGGGCACGCCGGGCTTCAGCATCGGCGCCAGGTTCGAGAAGACCGGCTGGCAATGCGCCGATATGAGCGACCTGTTCTTCACCGATTGCCGCGTGCCCGCCGCCAACCTGCTGGGCGAGGAGCACAGGGGCTTCTATTTGATGATGCAGGGCATCGAGCACGAGCGCCTGAGCATCGGCAGCCAGTGCTTAGGGTTGGCCGAGCGGGCGATCGAGATCACCCTGCGCTGGCTGAAAGAGCGGCCGGCCTATCGCGGCATGCTGTGGGACCTGCAATCGATCCGCCACGACATGGCCCAGATGAGCAGCGAACTGGCCGCCGCCAAGCTGCTGGTCTATCACGCCGCGGCGAAGAAGAGCCGGGGCGAGAGCGCCCGCATGGAAGCGACCATGGTCAAGGCGCTGGTGCCTGAATTGCTGAAGCGCGCGGTCGACAAATGCGTGCAGCTTCATGGCGGCATGGGTTACATGCGCGAGGCCGAGATCGAGCGCATCTGGCGCGACACCAGGCCCCATTCGCTGGGTGGCGGCGCCTCGGCCGTCATGCTGGACGAGGTCGCCAAACTGCTGTGA
- a CDS encoding phasin family protein — translation MASNQSGKQTASLSIQVSLEQASRTDFCAGACTTGRYAPSFSKRTRRRHERRNPHGKTGIDQWLQRHDGGGPHAVGGPLNGALMTAFAHSGEVFAQACAQWQSEFSSFIAARLKADQELQASLADCDNPTTMISVQRDWAKAAAEAYLEESTKLMDIGMAAARDGMASWLDAARQSTPVPPQT, via the coding sequence TTGGCAAGCAACCAGAGTGGCAAGCAAACGGCATCGTTGAGCATCCAGGTCAGCCTGGAACAAGCATCGAGAACCGATTTTTGTGCCGGTGCATGCACCACGGGGCGCTATGCCCCCTCGTTTTCAAAACGAACCCGACGTCGACATGAAAGGAGAAATCCCCATGGCAAAACAGGCATCGACCAATGGCTCCAGCGCCACGACGGCGGCGGCCCTCATGCCGTTGGCGGCCCCCTGAACGGCGCCTTGATGACGGCCTTCGCTCACAGCGGCGAGGTTTTCGCCCAGGCCTGCGCCCAATGGCAGAGCGAATTCTCGTCATTCATCGCCGCACGGTTGAAAGCGGACCAGGAACTGCAAGCCTCGCTCGCCGATTGCGACAACCCGACGACCATGATCAGTGTCCAGCGCGACTGGGCCAAGGCGGCGGCCGAGGCCTATCTCGAAGAAAGCACCAAGCTGATGGACATCGGCATGGCGGCCGCGCGCGACGGCATGGCGTCATGGCTGGATGCCGCCCGGCAAAGCACACCCGTACCACCCCAAACCTGA
- a CDS encoding helix-turn-helix domain-containing protein: MSPGRQGHEEGAAPAPRHPSISPRIFEGLVAAAHEFRPHRTADPAAGAPGPPTGLDERMTFRDFARQLTQYGRGLGDESLGLMNEPLALGSFHMTTQAVIGEADLHRVWRKYARFNSLVTHAYPIAVADTVDRVLVRWEAVDTTRCHPLFLYVQVLFLQRLSAWMVGRPAIDGTLHVNAQTAPYLDDWAPAIWGRPAPADFFGFSIPKETALLPNVRDHQALSAIMRRPAEYMLFVEETPRLSERVRRILTLRPGEIVSLEEVCCVLNMHSRTLMRRLADEEIRFVELRAQVKCEAAARLLTKSTLPIAEIAAQLGFAEPASFIRLFKRQMGMAPSAFRRQAAATGHW, encoded by the coding sequence ATGTCGCCCGGCCGCCAGGGACACGAAGAGGGCGCCGCCCCCGCGCCAAGGCACCCCTCGATCTCGCCCCGCATCTTCGAGGGCCTGGTCGCTGCCGCCCATGAATTCCGGCCGCACCGCACGGCCGATCCGGCGGCCGGGGCCCCGGGCCCGCCCACCGGCCTTGACGAGCGGATGACGTTTCGCGACTTCGCCCGGCAACTCACCCAATACGGCCGCGGCCTGGGCGACGAGAGCCTGGGCCTGATGAACGAGCCGCTGGCCCTGGGCAGCTTTCACATGACCACCCAGGCGGTGATCGGTGAGGCGGATCTTCATCGCGTGTGGCGCAAGTACGCGCGCTTCAACAGCCTGGTCACCCACGCCTACCCGATCGCCGTGGCGGACACCGTCGACCGCGTGCTGGTCCGCTGGGAGGCGGTCGACACCACCCGCTGCCACCCCCTGTTCCTCTATGTGCAAGTGCTGTTCCTGCAGCGGCTTTCGGCCTGGATGGTGGGGCGGCCGGCGATCGATGGAACCTTGCACGTCAATGCCCAGACCGCCCCCTATCTGGACGACTGGGCGCCGGCGATCTGGGGCCGGCCGGCGCCTGCCGATTTCTTCGGCTTCTCCATCCCCAAGGAAACCGCGCTGCTGCCCAACGTCCGCGATCACCAGGCGCTGAGCGCGATCATGCGGCGGCCGGCGGAATACATGCTGTTCGTCGAGGAGACCCCGCGGCTGAGCGAGCGGGTGCGCCGCATCCTGACCCTGCGGCCGGGCGAGATCGTCTCGCTCGAGGAGGTGTGCTGCGTCCTCAACATGCATTCGCGCACGCTCATGCGCCGGCTGGCCGATGAAGAGATCCGGTTTGTCGAATTGCGCGCGCAAGTGAAGTGCGAGGCGGCGGCGCGCCTCCTGACCAAGAGCACCCTGCCGATCGCCGAGATCGCCGCCCAACTGGGCTTTGCGGAACCGGCCAGCTTCATCCGCCTGTTCAAGCGCCAGATGGGCATGGCGCCCAGCGCCTTCCGCCGCCAGGCCGCCGCCACGGGGCACTGGTAG
- a CDS encoding carotenoid oxygenase family protein: protein MSIAQKHSPSDWVAAFTSGLYAPVNREVTGPPVAVIGEIPRNLNGIFVQNTPNPAFAPNPGHSWFDGDGMVHGVQFEDGKATYRNRYVRTKGLDDDIAAGKASYSGSLALPGQGPRHKNVANTDLVHHNGRLLALWWEGGEPYELSLPDLKTIGTYDYNGTLNIGMTSHVKLDPATGELHFISWGTRRPYLSVGVADATGRIARVTPVELPGPRVQHDVALSNRYVGVFDFPLMIDMNRAEALGFVLNDAKPARIGLVDRRDESAPVRWFEIKPCFMWHLMCAWDEGDDFVLLGARLDGATRVDARGQVHDDRPMVDGEHRFDSQLYQWRLNTRDGTVREGVVDDLYIEFPRVNDAFICSGARFGYAGAIQMSARTLKAEGLAKFDLKTGRREQLRLPRGHFSNEPCFAAADASTSEDDGYVLSFVSNEAEATSELWIEAAQDFTKGPVARIKLPQRVPAGFHTRWIPAAALR from the coding sequence ATGTCGATTGCGCAAAAACACTCGCCCAGCGACTGGGTCGCCGCCTTTACCAGCGGCCTCTATGCCCCGGTCAACCGCGAGGTCACCGGCCCGCCGGTGGCGGTGATCGGCGAGATTCCGCGCAATCTGAACGGCATCTTCGTCCAGAACACGCCCAACCCGGCCTTCGCGCCCAACCCCGGCCATTCCTGGTTCGACGGCGACGGCATGGTCCACGGCGTGCAGTTCGAGGACGGCAAGGCGACCTATCGCAACCGCTATGTCCGCACCAAGGGCCTGGACGACGATATCGCCGCCGGCAAGGCCAGCTACAGCGGTTCGCTGGCCCTGCCCGGCCAGGGGCCACGCCACAAGAACGTGGCCAATACCGATCTGGTCCATCACAACGGCCGCCTGCTGGCCCTGTGGTGGGAGGGCGGCGAGCCCTATGAGCTGAGCCTGCCGGACCTGAAGACCATCGGCACCTATGACTACAACGGCACGCTGAACATCGGCATGACCTCGCATGTGAAGCTCGACCCGGCGACGGGCGAGCTGCATTTCATTTCCTGGGGCACCAGGCGGCCCTACCTTTCCGTGGGTGTCGCCGATGCCACCGGCAGGATCGCCAGGGTTACCCCGGTCGAGCTGCCCGGCCCGCGGGTGCAGCACGACGTGGCGCTGAGCAATCGCTATGTCGGCGTCTTCGATTTCCCCCTGATGATCGACATGAACCGGGCCGAGGCCCTGGGTTTCGTGCTGAACGATGCCAAGCCGGCACGGATCGGCCTGGTCGACCGCCGCGACGAGAGCGCGCCAGTGCGCTGGTTCGAGATCAAGCCCTGCTTCATGTGGCACCTGATGTGTGCCTGGGACGAGGGGGATGATTTCGTCCTGCTGGGCGCCCGCCTGGACGGTGCCACCCGCGTCGATGCCCGCGGCCAGGTCCATGACGACCGGCCCATGGTCGACGGCGAGCATCGCTTCGACTCGCAGCTCTACCAATGGCGCCTGAACACGCGCGACGGCACGGTGCGCGAGGGCGTGGTCGACGACCTCTACATCGAATTCCCCCGCGTCAACGACGCCTTCATCTGTTCGGGCGCCCGCTTCGGCTATGCCGGGGCGATCCAGATGAGCGCCCGCACCCTGAAGGCCGAGGGCCTGGCCAAGTTCGACCTGAAGACCGGCCGGCGCGAGCAGTTGCGCCTGCCCCGGGGGCATTTCAGCAACGAGCCGTGCTTTGCCGCGGCCGACGCTTCGACCAGTGAAGACGACGGCTATGTCCTGAGCTTCGTCAGCAACGAGGCCGAGGCCACCAGCGAACTGTGGATCGAGGCGGCCCAGGATTTCACCAAGGGCCCGGTCGCCCGGATCAAATTGCCCCAGCGCGTGCCGGCAGGTTTCCACACCCGCTGGATCCCGGCCGCCGCCTTACGCTGA
- a CDS encoding LuxR C-terminal-related transcriptional regulator has protein sequence MTPSAGSNLAPDLRSTRVLRDHGTAILERLPLPGAEMERPRITRLIGGSVARNLVTVLLGPPGTGKTVAMAAAMRQFNQAGTPCVSLPCTPADSDGKVFTARLVEAIGQTVRQHGGTLPNEPIADAKAAAALLLNLAARAGNPVCVFIDDFHHADDQPQRAFVVSLFHHGYGDIRIVAASHHRFRCGLGSLLLDSKLEEFGMADLVFSPEEARALFHSRLSPGEERALETLIRRTEGWPAALRIVERRLARGEDLAEIARDFSSANREFASFFDDLLAALPADLADFLHTVAPLDTAPAELLRVILGDNPDDLMARATEACPFAAYGDREERSLRLHGLWRDYLGARLARQAPARLDDILRKAADWYEARAQWVIAANYQLRAGRAEDAAVLLGLHADDIFARDGEVHDVLPLVEGLPKAVKLSPENTFWIGRSAAFKGDFAHTARLIEQAQTVAAANGDGPGRMKLLRLLVAYGFDDFDLVRSEATRWLSEAQGAPLVDRVTVSIMLSLSCAATLDPIKAAVALDTARSDASRTDSAYLQTWITIAAALQAIDGGNPALALSEVERALAQSACRGAIKRTCELVRAACLYEMGDLDAARAILDRNLLDGLRHGITETAFAGLRTAIRLCEIDQGLEAALRFARDAEHTTERRFGKRCRSLLRLARIEAILRQPDERRSHRFESDLTDLDVLVDSATRHCPAIAERVRLVTARRHIADGATRPALATLSTLMSPAATGRRLRIWAEACVLKAAAQAADGDMAGALKTLWAAIERAAPLGLNRTFVDDAALLRGLAPALLDHARRLSGRIEPACVTLAEAIARACDVSLHQAEVHGDDDDLPLEPLTAGEIKVLSLAASGLTNAQIAQQTLVAVPTIKWHLHNVFNKLGVKTRTAAIARGRQMGVLM, from the coding sequence ATGACGCCATCAGCGGGAAGCAATCTCGCCCCGGATTTACGGTCCACGCGCGTACTGCGCGACCATGGCACCGCGATCCTGGAACGGCTGCCGCTGCCCGGGGCCGAGATGGAGCGGCCGCGGATCACCCGCCTGATCGGCGGCAGCGTCGCCCGCAATCTGGTGACCGTGTTGCTGGGCCCGCCCGGCACCGGCAAGACCGTGGCCATGGCCGCCGCGATGCGCCAGTTCAATCAGGCCGGCACGCCTTGCGTCTCGCTGCCCTGCACCCCGGCCGACAGCGACGGCAAGGTCTTCACCGCTCGCCTGGTCGAGGCGATCGGCCAGACCGTGCGCCAGCATGGCGGCACCCTGCCCAACGAGCCCATCGCCGATGCCAAGGCGGCCGCGGCCCTGCTGCTGAACCTCGCCGCCCGGGCGGGCAACCCGGTCTGCGTCTTCATCGACGATTTCCACCACGCCGACGATCAGCCGCAACGGGCGTTCGTGGTCAGCCTGTTCCACCATGGCTATGGCGACATTCGCATCGTCGCCGCCTCGCACCACCGCTTCCGTTGCGGCCTGGGCAGCCTGCTGCTGGACAGCAAGCTGGAAGAATTCGGCATGGCCGACCTGGTCTTCTCGCCCGAGGAAGCCCGTGCGCTGTTCCACAGCCGGCTGTCGCCCGGCGAGGAGCGCGCGCTCGAGACCTTGATCCGCCGCACCGAAGGCTGGCCGGCGGCGCTGAGGATCGTCGAACGCCGCCTTGCCCGCGGCGAGGACCTGGCCGAGATCGCCCGTGATTTTTCCAGCGCCAACCGGGAATTTGCCTCGTTCTTCGACGATCTCCTGGCCGCCCTGCCGGCGGACCTGGCGGATTTCCTGCACACCGTCGCCCCGCTGGACACGGCGCCGGCCGAGCTGTTGCGGGTCATCCTGGGCGACAACCCGGATGACTTGATGGCCCGCGCCACCGAAGCCTGCCCCTTCGCGGCTTACGGCGACCGCGAGGAACGCTCGCTGCGGCTGCATGGCCTGTGGCGTGACTATCTCGGCGCCCGCCTCGCCCGCCAGGCGCCCGCCCGGCTGGACGACATCCTGCGCAAGGCGGCCGACTGGTACGAGGCGCGGGCCCAATGGGTGATCGCCGCGAACTACCAGTTGCGTGCCGGCCGGGCCGAGGATGCCGCCGTGCTGCTGGGCCTGCACGCCGACGACATCTTCGCCCGCGACGGCGAGGTGCACGACGTGCTGCCGCTGGTCGAAGGCCTGCCCAAGGCGGTGAAACTATCGCCCGAGAATACCTTCTGGATCGGCCGCAGTGCCGCCTTCAAGGGCGACTTCGCCCACACCGCCCGCCTGATCGAGCAGGCCCAGACCGTGGCCGCCGCCAATGGCGACGGGCCGGGGCGCATGAAGCTGCTGCGCCTGCTGGTCGCCTACGGCTTCGATGACTTCGACCTGGTCCGCAGCGAGGCCACGCGCTGGCTGTCGGAAGCACAGGGCGCACCGCTGGTCGACCGGGTAACCGTGTCGATCATGCTGTCGCTCTCCTGCGCCGCGACCCTGGACCCGATCAAGGCGGCAGTCGCCCTGGACACGGCACGGTCCGACGCCAGCCGCACCGACAGCGCCTATCTCCAGACCTGGATCACCATCGCCGCCGCCCTGCAGGCGATCGATGGCGGCAATCCGGCGCTGGCCTTGAGCGAGGTGGAGCGGGCGCTGGCGCAAAGCGCCTGCCGCGGCGCCATCAAGCGCACCTGCGAACTGGTCCGCGCCGCCTGCCTCTACGAGATGGGCGATCTCGACGCGGCCCGCGCGATCCTTGACCGCAACCTGCTGGACGGTCTGCGCCATGGCATCACCGAGACCGCCTTTGCCGGCCTGCGCACCGCCATCCGCCTGTGCGAGATCGACCAGGGGCTGGAGGCCGCGCTGCGCTTTGCCCGCGACGCCGAACACACCACCGAACGGCGTTTCGGCAAGCGCTGCCGCAGCCTGCTGCGCCTGGCAAGGATCGAAGCGATCCTGCGCCAGCCCGACGAGCGCCGCTCGCACCGCTTCGAAAGCGACCTGACCGATCTCGACGTGCTGGTCGACAGCGCCACCCGCCACTGCCCCGCCATCGCCGAGCGGGTACGCCTGGTCACCGCCCGGCGCCACATCGCCGACGGCGCCACCAGGCCGGCCCTGGCCACCCTGTCCACCCTCATGTCGCCGGCGGCGACCGGCCGGCGCCTGCGGATATGGGCCGAGGCTTGCGTGCTGAAGGCCGCCGCGCAAGCCGCGGACGGCGACATGGCCGGCGCCCTGAAGACCCTGTGGGCCGCGATCGAACGCGCGGCCCCCCTGGGCCTCAACCGCACCTTCGTCGACGATGCCGCCCTGCTGCGCGGCCTGGCCCCGGCGCTGCTCGACCACGCCCGGCGGCTGTCGGGCCGGATCGAGCCGGCCTGCGTCACCCTGGCCGAGGCGATCGCCCGGGCCTGCGACGTCTCGTTGCACCAGGCCGAAGTCCATGGCGACGACGACGACCTGCCGCTGGAACCCTTGACGGCCGGCGAGATCAAGGTCCTCTCGCTCGCCGCCAGCGGCCTGACCAACGCCCAGATCGCGCAGCAGACCCTGGTCGCCGTGCCCACCATCAAATGGCACCTGCACAACGTCTTCAACAAGCTTGGCGTAAAGACCCGCACCGCCGCCATCGCCCGCGGCCGCCAGATGGGCGTGCTGATGTAA
- a CDS encoding enoyl-CoA hydratase/isomerase family protein, protein MSEDIPSVTLAVDNGLATITLARPDKGNALGYDNARALRDVALACDENPEVRAVLLKADGKNFCVGGDLGTFVKSDNLPLAVKELTIEFHAALSKLARMRAPLVVAVQGAAAGAGVALAALGDIVIAARASHYTIAYTGIGFSPDGGTTYTLPRLIGLRRFQELALTNRRIDAAEAASIGLVTRVVDDEQLPAEAEATARRLAEGPTQAFGAIRQLLLGTFNAGFEGHLEQEARYLSDACRSADVKEGIAAVLARRKPAFQGR, encoded by the coding sequence ATGAGCGAAGATATCCCATCGGTCACCCTCGCGGTCGACAACGGCCTTGCCACCATTACCCTGGCGCGGCCCGACAAGGGCAACGCCCTGGGCTATGACAATGCCCGGGCCCTGCGCGACGTCGCCCTGGCCTGCGACGAGAATCCCGAGGTCCGCGCCGTATTGCTGAAGGCTGACGGCAAGAATTTCTGCGTCGGCGGCGACCTGGGCACCTTCGTCAAGTCGGACAACCTGCCGCTGGCGGTCAAGGAACTGACCATCGAGTTCCACGCTGCCCTGTCCAAGCTTGCCCGCATGCGGGCGCCCCTGGTGGTCGCGGTACAAGGGGCGGCGGCGGGGGCCGGCGTCGCCCTGGCGGCACTGGGCGACATCGTCATCGCCGCGCGCGCCTCGCATTACACCATCGCCTATACCGGCATCGGCTTCTCGCCCGACGGCGGCACCACCTATACCCTGCCCCGCCTGATCGGCCTGCGCCGGTTCCAGGAACTGGCCCTGACCAACCGCCGCATCGATGCGGCCGAGGCGGCGAGCATCGGCCTGGTCACCCGCGTGGTCGACGACGAGCAACTGCCGGCCGAAGCGGAAGCGACGGCCCGGCGCCTGGCCGAAGGGCCGACCCAGGCCTTCGGCGCCATCCGCCAATTGCTGCTGGGCACCTTCAATGCCGGCTTCGAAGGCCACCTGGAACAGGAAGCCCGCTACCTCTCCGATGCCTGCCGCAGCGCCGACGTGAAGGAAGGCATCGCCGCGGTACTGGCTAGGCGCAAGCCGGCGTTCCAGGGCCGGTGA
- a CDS encoding NAD(P)H-dependent oxidoreductase, protein MKVLIVYAHMEPQSFNAALLAQARASFAARGWPVQVSDLYAMNFDPVARPGDFKSRANPDFMSYDKEQRAAWAAKSFADDIAAEIEKLIWCDLLILQFPLWWFSVPAILKGWIDRVFALDFAYGGGRWYDKGGLAGRRAMLSTTMAAFPQMMAPDGINGDTDVNLWPLQNGVLAFCGFDVLNPFVANAVTYVDDGARKDMLEAYGRRLAAIDAETPRQFHRRDEFDRQWRLKGVVPARSATSSPARRPRCWPV, encoded by the coding sequence ATGAAGGTGCTGATCGTCTATGCCCATATGGAGCCGCAGTCGTTCAACGCGGCGCTGCTGGCGCAGGCACGCGCAAGCTTTGCCGCCCGCGGCTGGCCGGTCCAGGTCAGCGACCTCTATGCCATGAACTTCGATCCGGTGGCGCGGCCGGGCGACTTCAAGAGCCGCGCCAACCCCGATTTCATGTCCTACGACAAGGAACAGCGCGCGGCCTGGGCCGCGAAGAGCTTCGCCGACGATATCGCGGCCGAGATCGAGAAGCTGATCTGGTGCGACCTGCTGATCCTGCAATTTCCCCTGTGGTGGTTTTCCGTGCCGGCGATCCTCAAAGGCTGGATCGACCGGGTCTTCGCCCTCGATTTCGCCTATGGCGGCGGGCGCTGGTACGACAAGGGCGGCCTGGCCGGGCGCCGGGCAATGCTCTCGACCACCATGGCAGCCTTCCCCCAGATGATGGCGCCCGACGGCATCAACGGCGACACCGACGTCAACCTGTGGCCGCTGCAGAACGGCGTGCTCGCCTTCTGCGGCTTCGACGTGCTCAATCCTTTCGTCGCCAATGCCGTCACCTATGTCGACGACGGCGCCCGCAAGGATATGCTGGAAGCCTATGGGCGGCGGCTGGCCGCGATCGATGCCGAGACACCGCGCCAGTTCCATCGGCGCGACGAGTTCGATCGCCAATGGCGGCTGAAGGGGGTGGTCCCCGCACGGTCGGCCACTTCTTCGCCGGCCAGGCGCCCGAGGTGCTGGCCGGTTTGA
- a CDS encoding crotonase/enoyl-CoA hydratase family protein, producing MTTLAQFETVTVRLDGHVATIELNRPDKLNAFNAQMRYDITDAFDVTDGNPDVRAVIMTGAGRAYCAGADLSAGGATFDYDNPQSRPRHPRLTDAEIGRDGGGMVTLRIFESLKPVIGAINGPAVGIGVTMTLPMDIRLASTTARFGFVFARRGIVPEAASSWFLPRVVGVSTALEWCYSGRVFPAAEALSRGLVRSVHEPDDLLPAAMAIATEIAEQSAPVSVSLTRQMMWRMLTADHPMEAHKVDSRLVKARGKTADAKEGVMSFIEKRAPNYPDRVPADMPAEFPWWTDRPWE from the coding sequence ATGACCACGCTTGCTCAATTCGAAACCGTCACCGTCCGCCTCGATGGCCATGTCGCGACCATCGAGCTCAACCGGCCCGACAAGCTGAACGCCTTCAACGCCCAGATGCGCTACGACATCACCGATGCCTTCGATGTGACCGACGGCAACCCGGATGTCCGCGCGGTGATCATGACCGGGGCCGGCCGGGCCTATTGTGCCGGGGCGGACTTGAGCGCCGGCGGTGCCACCTTCGACTACGACAATCCGCAGTCGCGCCCGCGCCATCCGCGCCTGACCGACGCGGAAATCGGCCGCGACGGCGGCGGCATGGTCACCTTGCGCATCTTCGAAAGCCTGAAGCCCGTGATCGGGGCGATCAACGGCCCGGCGGTGGGCATCGGCGTCACCATGACCCTGCCCATGGATATCCGCCTGGCCTCGACCACGGCCCGGTTCGGCTTCGTCTTTGCCCGGCGTGGCATCGTGCCGGAAGCGGCTTCGAGCTGGTTCCTGCCCCGGGTGGTGGGGGTCTCGACCGCGCTGGAATGGTGCTATTCCGGCCGCGTCTTCCCGGCCGCCGAGGCGCTGTCACGCGGCCTGGTCCGCTCGGTCCACGAGCCCGACGACCTGCTGCCCGCGGCCATGGCCATTGCCACCGAGATCGCCGAACAGTCGGCCCCCGTCTCGGTCAGCCTCACGCGCCAGATGATGTGGCGCATGCTGACCGCCGATCACCCGATGGAGGCGCACAAGGTCGACAGCCGCCTGGTCAAGGCCCGCGGCAAGACGGCGGATGCCAAGGAAGGCGTCATGTCCTTCATCGAGAAGCGCGCACCCAACTATCCCGACCGGGTACCGGCCGATATGCCGGCCGAGTTTCCGTGGTGGACGGACCGGCCGTGGGAGTAA